In one window of Bacillota bacterium DNA:
- a CDS encoding phosphatase PAP2 family protein, translated as MELPPVKKPFFSEDPHRESFWMLFLIGVMIISGALLIFSWSLTRSVEMIESLQQWRNGTVDLIFRFFTFLGDDEFFMVFFSVLLWCISKTFGFWGAFVLLTSGTFSNFIKDITMLQRPPIEGVVHPEGSYAFPSGHTLTAVTVWCYLAARLKKSGFWIWAFAAVVLIGFSRMILGYHFLGDILGGLLFGIFFLIVFLWISAFIYEKGWFEKTSFPLLLGISIAIPLLLAVVLPGADPPKVMGYLAGISFGYVVERSKIRAGVKAPLPAQILKVLVGLAVLFGIIIGLSSVLPSSVLWMGFIRYALGGLWATLGAPVLFIYLRLASKE; from the coding sequence ATGGAACTACCACCGGTAAAGAAACCATTTTTTTCAGAGGATCCGCATCGGGAATCATTTTGGATGCTCTTTTTGATTGGAGTAATGATCATTTCAGGTGCGCTGCTGATATTTTCCTGGTCGCTTACCCGAAGTGTAGAAATGATTGAATCTCTTCAACAGTGGCGTAACGGTACGGTTGACCTTATTTTTCGCTTCTTCACTTTTTTAGGTGATGATGAATTTTTCATGGTTTTCTTCAGTGTTTTGTTGTGGTGTATAAGTAAAACATTTGGTTTTTGGGGTGCATTTGTTCTGCTTACATCGGGAACATTCAGTAATTTCATTAAAGACATAACAATGCTTCAACGCCCTCCGATTGAAGGGGTTGTCCACCCTGAAGGGAGCTATGCATTTCCCAGCGGGCATACTCTGACGGCAGTAACAGTCTGGTGTTACCTGGCCGCAAGGCTGAAAAAAAGTGGATTTTGGATCTGGGCTTTTGCAGCCGTAGTTCTGATCGGTTTTTCAAGAATGATCCTGGGGTATCATTTTCTTGGAGATATACTGGGAGGGTTGCTTTTCGGTATATTTTTTCTTATTGTATTTCTCTGGATTAGCGCTTTCATTTACGAAAAAGGATGGTTTGAAAAAACTTCCTTTCCTCTCTTGCTCGGAATATCAATTGCTATTCCGCTCCTTTTAGCCGTTGTTTTACCGGGTGCTGATCCTCCAAAGGTAATGGGTTATCTTGCCGGTATATCATTCGGCTATGTGGTTGAAAGATCAAAAATTCGTGCAGGGGTGAAAGCTCCTTTACCGGCCCAGATATTAAAAGTTTTGGTAGGCCTGGCAGTTCTGTTCGGCATAATTATTGGTTTAAGCAGCGTTTTACCTTCATCTGTGCTTTGGATGGGCTTTATACGCTATGCGTTGGGAGGGTTATGGGCTACCCTGGGAGCGCCGGTGCTATTCATTTATCTTCGGCTGGCCTCCAAAGAGTAA
- the queG gene encoding tRNA epoxyqueuosine(34) reductase QueG — translation MRLSNRILKELAASAGIYSIGVTSADPLYHLESRLKRRILENRITAFEESDPALRINPAHLLPGCKSIITIVIPYYSPLQTQVAFPGPRGSVAACARGLDYHRVVEGIAEKLTRLVEKESAGFGSFRILTDRSPLVERELARISGLGIIGENCTLINPCFGSYVVLGTILTDFEIEEDTPCDSNCLGCGGCRGVCPTGALIEPYILDPFRCLSYLTQASGIFPRQFRHLLGNRIYGCDSCQEVCPHNADSAYTTYPELLFHFFPKEPMLLSLLRITNSEFNQTIAMTSAGWRGKTTIQRNAVIAIGNSKDIDAVKPLTQILENDPRYLIRLHVAWSLGSIGGEKAKFALNKSLCNDPTPEVRVEARYALDHWNSSIK, via the coding sequence TTGCGTCTTTCAAACAGAATACTTAAAGAACTGGCCGCATCGGCCGGAATTTATAGTATAGGCGTTACTTCAGCAGATCCTTTATACCATCTGGAAAGTCGTTTAAAACGTCGGATCCTTGAAAATCGCATAACGGCTTTCGAAGAGAGTGATCCTGCCCTTAGAATAAACCCTGCGCATTTACTTCCCGGTTGTAAAAGTATTATCACCATAGTTATACCTTATTATTCGCCCTTGCAAACACAGGTTGCTTTCCCCGGCCCACGGGGCAGCGTTGCTGCATGTGCCAGGGGACTCGACTACCATCGTGTTGTAGAAGGAATAGCCGAAAAGTTAACCAGGCTTGTAGAAAAAGAATCAGCCGGTTTTGGCAGCTTTAGAATTCTTACCGACAGAAGCCCCCTGGTTGAACGGGAACTGGCAAGAATATCCGGGCTGGGGATTATTGGTGAGAACTGCACACTGATTAATCCATGTTTCGGATCGTATGTTGTTTTAGGTACCATACTCACCGATTTTGAAATCGAAGAGGATACCCCTTGTGACAGCAATTGCCTGGGTTGTGGAGGATGCAGGGGAGTTTGCCCGACAGGAGCTTTAATCGAGCCTTACATCCTAGATCCTTTTCGCTGCCTTTCTTACTTAACCCAGGCTTCCGGGATATTCCCAAGACAGTTCAGACATCTTCTCGGAAACAGGATTTACGGTTGTGATAGCTGCCAGGAGGTATGCCCCCACAACGCCGACAGCGCTTATACAACTTACCCTGAGCTGCTTTTCCATTTCTTTCCAAAAGAACCAATGTTGCTTTCCCTGCTGCGTATAACTAACAGTGAATTCAATCAAACGATCGCCATGACTTCGGCAGGATGGAGGGGGAAAACAACGATACAACGCAATGCTGTTATCGCTATCGGCAACAGCAAGGATATAGATGCTGTAAAACCTCTGACACAAATTCTAGAAAACGATCCACGCTACCTGATCAGGCTTCATGTTGCCTGGTCCCTTGGTTCAATTGGAGGGGAAAAAGCGAAATTTGCACTGAATAAATCTCTCTGTAATGACCCAACTCCAGAAGTAAGGGTTGAAGCAAGATATGCCCTGGACCATTGGAACAGTTCAATAAAATAA
- a CDS encoding DUF2007 domain-containing protein translates to MDENWVILTEVENDLEADIICGLLNENGIPGRKADSSPYTGAMRVIGGLAFEVQILVPEKFFNEAKEMLNNLNEE, encoded by the coding sequence ATGGATGAAAACTGGGTAATTCTCACCGAAGTAGAAAATGATCTGGAGGCTGATATAATCTGTGGACTCCTCAATGAAAATGGTATACCAGGCAGGAAAGCAGACAGCAGCCCTTATACGGGTGCGATGAGAGTAATCGGTGGGCTTGCATTTGAGGTTCAGATTCTGGTCCCTGAAAAATTTTTCAACGAAGCGAAAGAAATGCTTAATAACCTGAATGAAGAATAA
- the tatC gene encoding twin-arginine translocase subunit TatC: MAKSKDGTMPVLEHIAELRLRLLISAGALLVAAIICFARIELVRGFITYHLEDLQLIFLSPPEAFMSNLRLALVSGLIFALPVILYEAAAFIFPGLTRGEKIFFISTLFGIILLFGSGVLFAYFIVFPYALKFFLQFAAEQLEPRFTISEYISFIFSFHLAFGAVFQLPLLTWALGKLGLLTTGFLRRHRKIALLIMLIVSAIITPPDIISQVAMVLPLIALYELGIIMVLISERKRKKMLAR; the protein is encoded by the coding sequence GTGGCTAAGAGTAAAGATGGCACGATGCCCGTTCTTGAGCATATTGCAGAGTTACGCCTGCGCCTGTTAATTTCAGCAGGCGCTTTGCTTGTTGCTGCCATAATCTGTTTTGCCAGGATAGAGTTGGTCAGGGGTTTCATAACCTATCATCTCGAAGATTTGCAGCTGATTTTTCTTTCACCGCCTGAAGCCTTCATGTCGAACCTAAGATTAGCCCTGGTTAGCGGCTTGATTTTTGCATTACCGGTAATACTCTATGAAGCAGCCGCTTTTATCTTTCCTGGTCTGACCAGGGGAGAGAAAATATTCTTTATCAGCACGTTATTTGGTATAATCTTGTTGTTTGGTAGTGGTGTACTCTTTGCCTACTTTATTGTATTCCCCTATGCGTTGAAGTTTTTTTTGCAATTCGCTGCAGAACAGCTGGAACCGCGATTTACAATAAGTGAATACATTTCATTCATATTCTCCTTTCACCTGGCATTCGGGGCTGTATTCCAGCTGCCACTTTTAACATGGGCATTGGGCAAACTCGGATTATTAACGACTGGTTTTCTGAGGCGCCATCGTAAAATAGCCTTATTGATCATGCTTATTGTATCAGCGATCATAACTCCACCGGATATTATATCCCAGGTAGCCATGGTTCTGCCGTTGATTGCATTATATGAACTGGGAATTATTATGGTTTTAATAAGCGAACGGAAACGTAAGAAAATGCTCGCCCGGTGA
- the tatA gene encoding twin-arginine translocase TatA/TatE family subunit: protein MRGLIGGKIGIWEILLILAVALIVFGPAKLPELGRSIGNGLREFRKATRELKDTISLEDNDKDEPL from the coding sequence GTGAGAGGTTTGATCGGTGGGAAAATTGGTATCTGGGAGATCCTGTTGATCCTGGCAGTCGCCCTGATTGTATTTGGCCCGGCTAAACTTCCTGAATTGGGACGTTCCATCGGCAATGGTTTGAGGGAATTTAGAAAAGCGACGCGTGAGTTAAAAGATACGATCAGCCTCGAGGATAACGACAAAGACGAGCCGCTCTAG
- a CDS encoding twin-arginine translocase TatA/TatE family subunit, which translates to MFGKIGPWEIVAILAVILLIFGSTKLPELAKAIGKSVVELKEGLKSNSGSDDSATPDSKK; encoded by the coding sequence ATGTTCGGTAAAATTGGACCGTGGGAGATCGTCGCAATACTGGCGGTAATCCTTTTGATATTTGGTTCAACCAAGCTTCCCGAGCTGGCTAAAGCGATCGGGAAAAGTGTGGTAGAGCTGAAAGAAGGATTGAAGAGTAACTCCGGATCTGACGACTCAGCAACCCCTGATTCTAAAAAATAA